In one Chlamydiales bacterium genomic region, the following are encoded:
- a CDS encoding putative sugar O-methyltransferase: MIKNNLLGILSFFVWMSFTFSCLSFERTLTKEDEKTIISEANKHLEGYLRGDVSKSSSITWDEFLSRMRSDILNLHSVEDIVGYAQTRIAFDHRRKPSIEEITAYENTLMAEFPHFAKSIELMSDSCYSCSDSLCYYNGRPVNIVFYYHYRYILQCLSYIKNPKTICEIGSGYGAIARLWTLNPICASDMYILLDFPECLFFAEVFLKANFIHDEKVVVLHIDDVAPEELTHLSKLYKVILLCPVGKEKLLQSIPIDLVTNTGSMQEMTQEWIDYWMQWLDQSKAKYFYSLNYFGLEFTRKPSHSANTYAPRLSNQWVSLLKTTKVPFCPPFSVGSTFAEIIAERNPDAFSREALRSNFWVALDQKLDMQGFLDCLDILRLCPEEDLIWALVQKISYDMRCVPQETYYLVEWLKKHGSVSFLMDKSDLLNEYGNID; this comes from the coding sequence ATGATTAAGAATAATTTACTAGGTATTTTGAGTTTTTTTGTTTGGATGAGTTTTACCTTTTCTTGTCTTTCTTTTGAGCGTACCTTGACGAAAGAAGATGAAAAAACCATCATTTCTGAAGCCAATAAGCACCTTGAAGGATACTTAAGAGGCGATGTATCAAAATCCAGCAGCATTACGTGGGATGAGTTTTTGTCTAGGATGAGGAGTGATATTTTAAATTTACATTCAGTAGAAGATATTGTTGGGTACGCACAAACTAGAATAGCTTTTGATCACCGAAGAAAACCCTCAATAGAAGAAATTACGGCTTATGAAAATACTTTGATGGCAGAGTTTCCACATTTTGCGAAGAGTATTGAGCTAATGAGTGACTCGTGTTATTCATGCTCAGATTCTTTATGTTACTACAATGGACGCCCTGTTAATATTGTCTTTTACTATCACTATAGATACATCCTTCAGTGCCTAAGTTACATTAAAAATCCTAAAACAATTTGTGAAATTGGTAGCGGATATGGTGCGATAGCTCGATTATGGACACTAAATCCTATTTGCGCTTCTGATATGTATATATTGCTAGATTTTCCAGAGTGTCTGTTTTTTGCAGAAGTCTTTTTAAAGGCTAATTTTATACATGATGAAAAAGTTGTAGTTTTACATATTGATGATGTAGCCCCTGAAGAGCTAACTCATTTGAGTAAGTTATATAAAGTTATACTGTTATGCCCTGTGGGCAAGGAAAAATTATTACAATCGATTCCTATAGATTTGGTTACAAATACTGGATCTATGCAGGAGATGACTCAAGAATGGATTGATTACTGGATGCAATGGTTAGATCAATCTAAGGCCAAATACTTCTATTCCTTAAATTATTTTGGATTGGAATTTACAAGAAAACCCTCTCATTCTGCAAATACTTATGCGCCACGCCTCTCTAATCAGTGGGTCAGTTTATTAAAAACAACAAAAGTACCATTTTGCCCTCCTTTTAGTGTGGGAAGTACTTTTGCAGAGATAATAGCAGAGAGGAATCCTGACGCTTTTAGTAGAGAAGCGTTGAGAAGTAATTTTTGGGTAGCTTTGGATCAAAAATTAGATATGCAAGGATTTTTGGATTGCCTTGATATTCTGCGGCTATGCCCTGAAGAGGACCTTATATGGGCATTGGTACAGAAAATTTCTTACGACATGCGTTGTGTCCCACAAGAAACGTATTATTTAGTTGAGTGGTTAAAAAAGCATGGATCTGTTTCATTTTTAATGGATAAGAGCGATCTGTTGAATGAATATGGAAATATAGATTAA
- a CDS encoding phytanoyl-CoA dioxygenase family protein: protein MEQSVSISIKENEEMQRNGFMIIPFPDELSTSMVSHIKSFVQGSVHDKEEVMDHETSLTDLVTMLSDEEFVKRYSKPQRMFPEQVTKKAIAWVEGLASFLGGSRAGVNFVSEDEYTQNAKLNRYSYDVFWRCVRPRKADIGAPHCDYQFWELAKGTKAEPIVPFEYKERWKIWVPLLGCNSQNSLHVIPGSHLEDVPIDYISTKNGIKPDIQEEWLKQNSYKFVCPLDKFQDCCILFHDKLVHKGTPNHGQELRISGELTILLQQLEA, encoded by the coding sequence ATGGAACAAAGCGTGAGTATAAGCATTAAAGAAAATGAAGAGATGCAACGCAATGGATTTATGATCATCCCATTTCCTGATGAATTATCAACAAGTATGGTCTCTCATATAAAATCCTTTGTTCAGGGCTCTGTGCATGATAAAGAAGAGGTCATGGATCATGAGACCTCTTTAACGGATCTGGTGACGATGTTGTCGGATGAAGAATTTGTAAAGCGCTACAGTAAGCCCCAAAGAATGTTTCCAGAACAAGTTACAAAAAAAGCCATTGCCTGGGTGGAAGGTTTAGCTTCTTTTTTGGGAGGCTCTCGTGCGGGGGTGAACTTTGTATCTGAGGATGAATATACACAGAATGCTAAATTGAATAGATACTCTTATGATGTTTTTTGGAGGTGCGTGCGCCCTAGAAAGGCTGATATAGGTGCACCGCATTGTGATTATCAATTTTGGGAATTGGCAAAGGGTACTAAAGCAGAGCCCATTGTTCCTTTTGAGTATAAGGAGCGCTGGAAAATATGGGTTCCACTTCTTGGATGTAATTCTCAAAATAGCTTGCATGTTATACCAGGTAGCCATTTGGAAGATGTTCCCATTGATTACATTAGTACAAAGAATGGAATTAAGCCCGATATTCAAGAGGAGTGGTTGAAACAAAATAGTTATAAATTTGTATGCCCATTGGATAAGTTTCAAGATTGCTGCATCCTTTTTCATGATAAATTAGTTCATAAGGGAACTCCAAATCATGGTCAAGAATTACGTATTTCTGGAGAGCTAACCATACTGTTACAGCAATTAGAGGCATAA
- a CDS encoding TIGR04372 family glycosyltransferase: MVAKNPTAFKQMSFKDIAKKSVKFVLRRPARLFRYFYRVVNFFIFPWIYRYYSSRLEKIPETSQVFLATRQDFGCLMTLIHYVYCWHNYRKVNTCLFVLTTEFDRVLQLVANMTPETTIICFNRTFLKLLVFLFGTSNVQMRTLNRVYAQLCAERPNALYIFERSMREYLVFPATNYIKFFDEDLKKVEEIGRKFTDAYLKARKFLDYRIDRYADFLNLYYQGPLDKPHLRADCNFELLQKNLCISVPYVVLNISRNNYFDNICKSVLTNKGTCYPERYNTVIDYLIEKGYWVVLQGRKEQPMFEPRDKFIDYSKSSYCCVQNDFALFANCAFFISSKSGPENFGTVCNIPMLGLNYTELCSMTGNLRLRYYPKFIREISTGRFLSWQEMLKSPVFFDLGHHAFLEDVEYVEMQEEELIAAVDEFLPSVTNPKQDWLKLTEKQREFKNLLNPGHMDLYYIKGLPCESYLTASQFRYS, translated from the coding sequence ATGGTAGCAAAGAATCCGACAGCATTTAAGCAAATGTCGTTTAAAGATATTGCTAAAAAAAGTGTAAAGTTTGTTCTTAGAAGGCCTGCACGGTTGTTTCGCTATTTTTATAGAGTCGTAAATTTTTTTATATTTCCATGGATTTATCGATATTATTCTTCTAGGTTGGAAAAAATTCCAGAAACATCTCAGGTCTTTCTTGCAACAAGACAAGATTTTGGTTGTCTCATGACTTTAATTCACTATGTCTACTGTTGGCATAACTACCGAAAGGTTAATACTTGCCTGTTTGTTTTGACAACAGAGTTTGATAGGGTTTTACAGCTTGTTGCGAACATGACTCCAGAGACTACCATTATCTGTTTTAATCGCACTTTTTTAAAGTTGCTGGTTTTTCTTTTTGGCACATCAAATGTTCAGATGAGGACTTTGAATAGAGTATACGCTCAGTTATGTGCAGAAAGACCAAATGCGCTTTATATTTTTGAGAGATCAATGCGCGAATACCTAGTATTCCCAGCTACTAATTACATCAAATTTTTTGATGAAGATTTAAAAAAAGTTGAAGAAATAGGAAGAAAGTTTACAGATGCGTATTTGAAAGCAAGAAAGTTTCTTGATTATCGCATTGATCGTTATGCTGATTTCTTGAATTTATACTATCAAGGTCCCTTAGATAAACCGCATCTTAGGGCAGATTGTAATTTTGAATTGTTGCAGAAAAATTTATGTATTTCTGTTCCTTATGTAGTTTTAAACATAAGTCGTAATAACTATTTTGATAACATTTGCAAGAGTGTTCTTACAAATAAAGGAACGTGTTATCCAGAAAGATATAATACCGTAATTGATTATCTTATTGAAAAAGGGTACTGGGTCGTGCTACAGGGAAGAAAAGAGCAGCCCATGTTTGAACCAAGAGATAAATTTATTGATTACTCAAAAAGTTCTTACTGCTGTGTCCAGAATGATTTTGCTCTATTTGCTAACTGCGCGTTTTTTATTAGTTCAAAGTCAGGCCCAGAAAATTTTGGTACCGTTTGTAATATCCCTATGTTGGGTTTAAACTATACAGAGCTTTGCTCAATGACGGGTAATTTAAGGCTGAGGTACTATCCAAAGTTTATCAGAGAAATTTCAACAGGACGTTTTTTATCTTGGCAAGAAATGCTAAAAAGTCCAGTCTTTTTTGACTTAGGCCATCATGCTTTTCTTGAAGATGTTGAATATGTAGAAATGCAAGAAGAGGAACTTATTGCGGCTGTTGATGAATTTTTGCCATCTGTAACTAATCCAAAACAAGATTGGTTAAAACTTACAGAAAAACAAAGAGAATTTAAGAACTTATTAAATCCTGGGCACATGGATTTGTATTACATAAAAGGATTGCCTTGTGAGTCTTATCTTACGGCAAGTCAGTTTCGGTACAGTTAA
- a CDS encoding ABC transporter ATP-binding protein, which yields MCGILAHLAFKQKNKIAFKQKNKIAFKQKNKNGYVLWEMFFAGGKKNFLLLLGVILTNFLSAFLEGISFALMLIALAVLGGSPLNLKIYPFLSNSFFEQFIQSMSSQGLFTLFIVLAVVMQALRSGFAAWGQVYTTFLSTSIESEAQHRIYHQILRLSFPCISTYKVGDLVEYANTPSRIVSVMSSFNQFLVSLLTIIALVFVMSMISLSLTIVVLTLFIILGVVQKRIVKKITVASRKLTEHLVEFSKHTIQSLNGIRTIFTFNRQRNVEDKIHNTILEMVGANRKLNLLNSSIMPLNELIGISLVGTCLIIGPFLLDGEPSFVLPLLLTFITVTYRLASRMQALMVGFGAIAFQMGGILRLQEILSDDDKEFAPIQGDPFPGLFQMIEFRHISLNYSKHHEFAVRDLTFSVPKGSVLALVGSSGAGKSSIVDLLLRLYEPTSGEIFIDGRDLTQYSIGSWRDALGVVSQDTFIFNESIEENICFGCQDVSEEQIVNAAKMAGAHEFISRLSSGYHTVVGERGYRLSGGERQRIALARAFLRRPEVLVLDEATSNLDSHSESLIQEAVEKSREDRTIIVVAHRLSTIVKADQILVLDKGFIVEQGTHMSLLQKNGKYAYLWKMQSHPSDNRH from the coding sequence ATGTGCGGCATTTTGGCTCACCTTGCTTTTAAGCAAAAAAATAAGATTGCTTTTAAGCAAAAAAATAAGATTGCTTTTAAGCAAAAAAATAAGAATGGTTATGTGCTATGGGAGATGTTTTTTGCAGGAGGCAAAAAGAATTTCCTACTGTTGTTGGGGGTTATCCTGACAAATTTTTTATCTGCATTTCTAGAGGGGATATCTTTTGCTTTAATGTTGATAGCTCTTGCAGTGCTTGGTGGAAGCCCTTTAAATTTAAAGATTTATCCATTTCTGTCTAATTCTTTTTTTGAACAATTTATTCAAAGTATGTCGTCTCAGGGGTTATTTACTTTGTTTATTGTTCTTGCAGTAGTTATGCAGGCATTACGTAGTGGTTTTGCTGCTTGGGGACAAGTGTATACAACATTCTTAAGTACATCTATTGAAAGTGAAGCACAGCACAGAATTTATCATCAAATTTTAAGACTTAGTTTTCCCTGTATTAGCACATACAAGGTGGGTGACCTTGTAGAATATGCTAATACACCCTCTAGAATTGTGAGTGTGATGAGCTCATTTAACCAGTTTCTGGTTTCTTTATTGACTATTATAGCACTTGTTTTTGTGATGTCTATGATTTCGCTATCTTTAACGATTGTTGTGCTCACTTTATTTATTATTTTGGGGGTAGTGCAGAAGCGAATAGTGAAAAAAATTACTGTAGCTTCAAGAAAATTAACTGAGCATCTTGTTGAATTTAGCAAGCATACAATACAAAGTTTAAATGGGATAAGAACGATTTTTACATTTAATCGCCAAAGGAATGTAGAAGATAAAATACACAATACTATTTTGGAAATGGTGGGTGCTAATAGAAAATTGAATTTATTAAATTCATCTATTATGCCCCTTAACGAACTTATTGGTATTAGTCTTGTGGGTACATGTCTTATTATTGGCCCGTTTTTACTAGATGGAGAGCCTTCTTTTGTGCTTCCTCTTTTACTTACATTTATTACAGTAACTTATAGGCTTGCATCAAGGATGCAAGCCCTAATGGTGGGTTTTGGTGCAATAGCCTTTCAGATGGGAGGCATTTTGCGTCTGCAAGAGATTTTAAGTGATGATGACAAAGAGTTTGCGCCTATTCAGGGAGATCCATTCCCAGGGTTATTTCAAATGATTGAATTTAGACATATATCTCTTAATTATTCAAAGCATCATGAATTTGCTGTAAGAGATCTTACATTTTCAGTTCCAAAAGGATCTGTGTTGGCGTTAGTTGGAAGTTCGGGTGCTGGTAAATCATCCATAGTTGATTTGTTGTTAAGGCTTTACGAGCCAACTTCAGGGGAAATTTTTATAGATGGAAGAGATTTAACGCAGTACAGTATAGGAAGCTGGAGAGATGCCTTGGGCGTTGTAAGTCAAGATACATTCATTTTTAATGAATCGATTGAAGAGAATATTTGTTTTGGTTGCCAGGATGTTTCTGAAGAGCAAATAGTAAATGCTGCAAAGATGGCAGGTGCTCATGAGTTTATTTCAAGGCTATCCTCTGGTTATCATACTGTTGTAGGCGAAAGAGGGTATAGACTTTCTGGTGGAGAAAGACAACGTATTGCACTTGCAAGAGCTTTTTTACGAAGGCCAGAAGTTTTAGTGTTAGATGAGGCTACAAGTAACCTTGATAGCCATTCAGAAAGCTTGATTCAAGAAGCAGTAGAAAAATCTCGTGAGGATAGAACTATAATTGTGGTGGCTCACAGGCTTTCTACTATTGTGAAAGCAGATCAAATTTTGGTGTTGGATAAAGGATTTATTGTAGAGCAAGGCACACACATGAGCCTGCTTCAGAAAAATGGAAAGTATGCTTATCTCTGGAAGATGCAGTCACATCCTAGTGACAATAGGCATTAG
- a CDS encoding TIGR04372 family glycosyltransferase — MAKLWTGVIKRIQFAYEGRVAPVVARYIFILYWPLYKLCKYLDVCFVVNIESGAGHTSLELDNFFLMRYLKEIDENKRYVWIKSNDPLIRTCMQLYHHKFTLALSSTWVYDLILPMLMRYREITIDVGLSRLKYQLREDLKFFLQKRCTHLYEISKAEWLLIQRDNYKRQQASLGYYPLREHRNANADELLKFLGKKGSLLALIHIKDVLRNSIAEPLDCKTYMESLVYLQGLGYQLVLVGREKMPEAFLQFNILNYAESNIASFKNDLLLFGMANIAIVCASGVVNLADRQNTPSLYLNFWHIGTPTCAQNSVCVPALVSKKTGQFLTFQEQHALYKSLPDIGSETFPYRDYVARNASSDEVLAGLKEVIELKDRTVSQTALQKGMKALDYDAPISYAMSRYSEYFLNKHRHLFQED, encoded by the coding sequence ATGGCTAAATTATGGACTGGAGTAATAAAAAGAATACAATTTGCTTATGAAGGAAGAGTGGCTCCTGTAGTTGCTAGATATATTTTTATACTTTATTGGCCTCTTTACAAATTATGTAAATATTTAGACGTTTGTTTTGTTGTTAACATTGAAAGTGGAGCAGGTCATACTTCATTAGAACTAGATAATTTCTTTTTAATGCGGTACTTAAAAGAAATCGATGAAAATAAACGTTATGTGTGGATAAAATCGAATGATCCTTTGATAAGAACTTGTATGCAGTTGTACCATCATAAGTTTACTTTGGCACTGAGTAGCACGTGGGTATATGATCTTATATTGCCGATGCTTATGCGCTACAGAGAAATAACTATAGATGTTGGTTTATCACGTTTGAAATATCAATTGAGAGAGGATTTAAAATTTTTTCTGCAAAAGCGTTGTACGCATTTATACGAAATATCTAAAGCAGAATGGCTTCTTATCCAGAGAGATAATTACAAAAGACAACAGGCAAGTCTTGGTTATTATCCATTAAGAGAGCATAGAAATGCAAATGCTGATGAGTTACTTAAGTTTTTAGGAAAAAAAGGGAGTTTACTTGCTCTTATCCATATTAAAGATGTTCTTAGAAATTCAATAGCAGAGCCTTTAGATTGCAAAACGTATATGGAATCTTTGGTATACCTACAAGGATTGGGTTATCAATTGGTCTTAGTAGGTAGGGAAAAAATGCCAGAGGCGTTTTTGCAGTTTAACATATTGAATTATGCTGAATCAAATATTGCCTCTTTTAAAAATGATCTTCTTCTTTTTGGTATGGCAAATATTGCGATAGTTTGTGCGTCGGGTGTTGTGAATCTTGCTGATCGACAAAATACCCCATCTTTGTACTTAAATTTTTGGCATATAGGCACGCCAACGTGTGCACAGAATAGTGTGTGCGTGCCTGCTTTAGTATCTAAGAAGACGGGGCAATTTTTGACATTTCAAGAGCAGCATGCACTTTATAAGTCACTTCCAGATATAGGCTCAGAAACCTTTCCTTATCGAGATTATGTGGCTAGAAATGCATCTTCTGATGAAGTTTTGGCTGGTCTTAAAGAAGTAATTGAGTTAAAAGATAGGACTGTTTCTCAGACGGCATTACAGAAAGGAATGAAGGCATTGGACTATGATGCACCTATTTCCTATGCGATGTCTCGATATAGCGAGTATTTTTTAAATAAGCATAGACATCTATTCCAAGAGGATTAA
- a CDS encoding sugar nucleotide-binding protein: protein MTGKNFSLPGKTLVIGAESFLGKQMLKAYQVFYPGTLGTHYKSLNPRLCIDLLRPNLSRLELTSGEYTHAFIAAANTKLALCEEEKNMPFRRNVEGVLELVKQLVALNIQPILFSSDYVFDGVTGEYTEESATCPVNEYGRQKEEMERGIRKICGDNYLLLRCSKVFGLELGDGTLVDQIVSPLIRNEPVKAAYDQIFSPIYIQDVVDAVICLQALSAKGLFNLCGKEVWSRLDLAKTIAKTLLIDEKLVEEISLSDLKRPYKLPKRTNMNCNRFYTYTGMQLTPLSSCIESLKKYALTTRFR from the coding sequence ATGACTGGCAAAAATTTTAGTTTACCCGGAAAAACATTGGTAATAGGGGCAGAGAGTTTTCTTGGAAAGCAAATGCTGAAGGCCTATCAAGTTTTTTATCCTGGTACTCTTGGCACGCATTATAAGTCATTAAATCCAAGGTTGTGCATTGATTTGCTGCGTCCTAACTTAAGTAGGTTAGAGCTTACTTCTGGGGAATATACGCATGCCTTTATTGCTGCAGCAAATACAAAGCTTGCTTTATGCGAAGAAGAAAAAAATATGCCTTTTCGTAGGAATGTAGAAGGAGTACTAGAGCTAGTTAAGCAGCTGGTTGCTTTGAATATCCAACCTATTTTATTTTCTTCGGATTATGTTTTTGATGGGGTTACTGGAGAATACACTGAAGAGTCTGCAACGTGCCCTGTTAATGAATATGGAAGGCAAAAAGAGGAAATGGAAAGAGGCATTCGCAAGATCTGCGGAGATAATTATTTGTTATTAAGATGCAGCAAAGTTTTTGGATTGGAACTAGGTGATGGAACGCTTGTTGATCAAATTGTCTCACCCCTTATAAGAAATGAGCCTGTTAAGGCAGCCTATGACCAAATTTTTAGCCCTATTTATATTCAAGACGTAGTAGACGCAGTTATTTGTTTGCAGGCTTTGAGTGCTAAAGGTCTTTTTAATTTATGTGGTAAGGAAGTTTGGAGTCGTTTAGATTTGGCAAAAACAATTGCTAAGACTTTATTGATAGATGAAAAACTTGTTGAAGAGATCTCTTTAAGTGATTTGAAAAGACCTTATAAATTACCAAAGCGTACGAATATGAATTGTAATAGGTTTTATACATACACAGGAATGCAGCTTACCCCACTTAGTAGTTGTATTGAAAGCTTAAAGAAATATGCGCTTACAACGCGATTTAGATAG